Proteins encoded in a region of the Ziziphus jujuba cultivar Dongzao chromosome 3, ASM3175591v1 genome:
- the LOC107435130 gene encoding LOW QUALITY PROTEIN: vacuolar protein-sorting-associated protein 37 homolog 1 (The sequence of the model RefSeq protein was modified relative to this genomic sequence to represent the inferred CDS: inserted 2 bases in 1 codon; substituted 1 base at 1 genomic stop codon), with product MQFLKSLNSRARENDLFWEDHQLDSLIPKEEETHVCFSDLSSNGASLMARKESMDWILTVKAHYRFSAVAVVLAMNISRRSILRLLLLLRASAFSVILPTQRSISGENLENEPRIMELINQCRIIRTTELAATXEKLHELERQKEEMLRFGSPASLLQRLQDAMNKTDEESENLHKQLLDREIELGPFMQIYKKLRTTXKRALIHLAAKTNSLS from the exons ATGCAATTTTTAAAGTCTTTAAACTCAAGAGCGAGGGAAAACGACTTATTCTGGGAAGATCATCAGCTTGACTCTCTAATCCCTAAAGAGGAAGAGACCCATGTCTGTTTCAGCGATTTGAGCTCGAATGGTGCTTCATTGATGGCTCGGAAAGAATCTATGGACTGGATTTTGACTGTTAAGGCGCACTATAGGTTTTCTGCTGTGGCCGTTGTTCTTGCCATGAACATCTCCCGTAGAAGcattcttcgtcttcttcttcttcttcgagctTCGGCCTTTTCTGTAATTCTTCCAACACAAAGAAGCATTTCGG GGGAGAACTTGGAAAATGAACCACGCATTATGGAGCTCATAAATCAG TGTAGAATTATTAGAACAACAGAGTTGGCTGCTACATAGGAGAAGCTACATGAGCTTGAGAGACAAAAGGAAGAAATGTTGAGGTTCGGTTCCCCTGCTTCCCTTCTCCAAAGGCTTCAAG ATGCAATGAACAAAACCGATGAGGAATCTGAAAATCTGCACAAGCAGCTTCTTGATAGGGAGATCGAGCTTGGTCCTTTTATGCAGATATACAAGAAGCTTCGCACCAC TAAGCGAGCACTCATTCATCTTGCAGCTAAAACAAATTCACTTAGTTGA